One Danio aesculapii chromosome 22, fDanAes4.1, whole genome shotgun sequence genomic window carries:
- the abi3bpb gene encoding ABI family, member 3 (NESH) binding protein b isoform X3, with translation MAGSTVLHLGFLLTLAGILLFACSSAQRVRVRRQNMKVRINATGDTIVLKFVRPNPDVKLEGYILGYGSSMFSKQFIQLPENGEPYETEIDAEPKYLVAVQPMPTNDVKKHCTGKVNLEKPLHLVIDSVTPTSVLLSWGTYLKTPYEGNIMNDCLEEGHYTIRYRERNRKWIYQTCSTSDTVIDNLKPNTPYEFGVRPNKDDRSGMWSKPVIHNTNMGDKIMQINYKHNRPIAKPLGGPHSPFPLRPVPNNISHPVPSKNTGIFGGPKTSFDSDSHVRNDSSQLVEIPHILPQLLPTKPSRSSATPTPQSLTSSTRAPLHGHPQNKAPSATQMPHGPSGKNIRGDISSLPSKPANSVLTVTTRNQTSLGRNPFSFSNGMRHSPPRLGDPSRRHGANGEHHKGLSFPKPVIWSRARMGSSSGRPNNALKNPNVVGMHERTVKDMKPDVNQDKASILMPKLPPVTAKPSKPKTTSAPAVTAPKYETWENSSSFSPVPASKIDAMGKERYIAPHVVYKTDKKPDEPCSITTSLTYFPEEEGGEQNVTNPPKTAPSNLTVVTVEGCPSFIILDWEKTDNETTEYEVISTTKGPDGEQVSILTTNQTHTAVENLKPESSYEFKVKPKNELGEGPSSEPVSFSTESADPRVSENVSGKDAIWTQFPFKTDAYSECNGKQYVKRTWYRKFVGVQLCNSLRYKIYLSDSLNGKFHNVGDQTGFGEDHCQFVDSFLDGRTGTQIPADQLPSRPGFYRAVRQEPVHFGQIGGNSHVNYVAWYECGTPIPGKW, from the exons ATGGCAGGCAGTACTGTCCTTCACTTGGGCTTCCTTCTGACGCTCGCAGGAATTCTCCTCTTCGCATGCAGTTCTGCACAAAGAGTTAGAG TAAGAAGACAGAATATGAAGGTTCGGATCAATGCCACCGGAGATACGATTGTTTTGAAGTTTGTTCGACCCAACCCTGATGTCAAACTTGAGGGCTACATCTTAGGCTATGGCTCCAGCATGTTCTCCAAACAGTTCATCCAGCTCCCAGAAAACGGAGAACCCTATGAGACCGAGATTG ATGCCGAACCCAAGTACCTTGTGGCTGTTCAGCCAATGCCAACCAATGATGTGAAGAAGCACTGCACAG GTAAGGTGAACCTGGAGAAACCTCTCCACCTGGTGATTGATTCTGTCACACCGACATCTGTGCTTCTATCCTGGGGAACCTACTTAAAGACACCCTACGAGGGAAACATCATGAACGACTGCTTGGAGGAAGG GCACTACACCATCCGCTACAGAGAAAGAAACAGGAAGTGGATCTACCAGACCTGCTCCACCTCTGATACTGTGATTGACAACCTCAAGCCTAACACACCCTATGAATTTGGTGTCCGACCCAACAAAGATGACCGAAGTGGAATGTGGAGCAAGCCAGTGATCCACAACACCAACATGGGAG ataaaATCATGCAAATAAACTACAAGCACAACAGACCAATTGCAAAACCTTTG GGCGGACCTCACAGCCCGTTCCCACTTCGACCTG TTCCCAACAACATAAGCCACCCAGTGCCATCCAAAAACACAGGCATTTTTGGAGGTCCCAAGACATCTTTTG ATTCAGACAGCCATGTTAGAAATGACTCCTCTCAGCTGGTGGAGATCCCCCACATCCTTCCCCAACTCCTACCCACTAAACCCTCCCGTTCTTCAGCTACCCCTACTCCCCAATCCCTTACCAGCAGTACCCGGGCACCCCTACATGGACATCCTCAAAACAAGGCACCTAGTGCCACTCAGATGCCACATGGTCCCTCTG GTAAGAACATCCGGGGAGACATTTCTTCTCTTCCATCCAAACCTGCTAATTCAGTCCTAACAGTGACCACCAGGAACCAGACATCACTGGGCAGAAACCCTTTCTCTTTCTCTAATGGCATGAGACATTCTCCCCCCAGGCTCGGAGACCCCTCAAGAAGACATGGGG CAAACGGTGAGCACCATAAAGGACTTTCTTTCCCCAAACCAGTCATCTGGTCCAGAGCAAGAATGG GTTCTTCATCAGGACGCCCGAATAATGCACTTAAAAATCCTAATGTTGTGGGCATGCATGAAAGAACAG TAAAAGATATGAAACCAGACGTGAACCAGGACAAAGCTTCTATATTGATGCCGAAGTTGCCACCTGTTACAGCAAAGCCATCCAAACCAAAGACAACATCTGCTCCAGCAGTGACAG CACCCAAGTATGAGACCTGGGAGAACTCTTCAAGTTTCAGCCCCGTCCCTGCTTCTAAAATTGATGCCATGGGCAAAGAGCGCTACATTG CTCCACATGTGGTCTACAAGACGGATAAAAAGCCAGATGAACCTTGCTCCATCACCACCTCTCTAACTTACTTCCCCGAAGAGGAGGGTGGGGAACAAAATGTCACCAATCCTCCAAAAACAGCCCCATCCAACCTCACCGTTGTAACAGTGGAAGGATGTCCGTCCTTCATTATTCTCGACTGGGAGAAAACAGATAATGAGACAACAG AGTATGAGGTTATCTCAACTACCAAAGGTCCTGATGGTGAACAGGTTTCCATTCTGACAACCAACCAGACTCATACCGCTGTGGAAAACCTCAAACCAGAGAGCAG TTATGAATTCAAAGTGAAGCCCAAGAATGAGCTTGGTGAAGGGCCGTCCAGTGAACCTGTATCCTTCAGCACAGAGTCTG CGGATCCTCGAGTGAGCGAAAACGTTTCAG GTAAAGATGCCATTTGGACACAGTTCCCCTTCAAAACCGACGCCTATTCTGAGTGCAACGGGAAACAGTATGTGAAAAGGACATGGTACCGCAAATTTGTTGGTGTCCAACTCTGCAACTCTCTGCGGTACAAGATCTACCTGAGCGACTCCCTCAATG GTAAATTCCACAATGTTGGAGACCAGACCGGTTTTGGTGAAGACCACTGCCAGTTTGTGGATTCATTCTTAGATGGCAGAACGGGAACTCAGATTCCCGCAGACCAGCTACCATCCAGACCAG GCTTCTACAGGGCCGTCAGACAAGAGCCAGTTCACTTCGGCCAGATAGGTGGAAACTCCCATGTCAACTATGTCGCATGGTACGAGTGTGGTACACCAATCCCAGGGAAATGGTAG
- the abi3bpb gene encoding ABI family, member 3 (NESH) binding protein b isoform X13, producing the protein MAGSTVLHLGFLLTLAGILLFACSSAQRVRVRRQNMKVRINATGDTIVLKFVRPNPDVKLEGYILGYGSSMFSKQFIQLPENGEPYETEIDAEPKYLVAVQPMPTNDVKKHCTGKVNLEKPLHLVIDSVTPTSVLLSWGTYLKTPYEGNIMNDCLEEGHYTIRYRERNRKWIYQTCSTSDTVIDNLKPNTPYEFGVRPNKDDRSGMWSKPVIHNTNMGDKIMQINYKHNRPIAKPLGGPHSPFPLRPANGEHHKGLSFPKPVIWSRARMGSSSGRPNNALKNPNVVGMHERTVKDMKPDVNQDKASILMPKLPPVTAKPSKPKTTSAPAVTAPKYETWENSSSFSPVPASKIDAMGKERYIAPHVVYKTDKKPDEPCSITTSLTYFPEEEGGEQNVTNPPKTAPSNLTVVTVEGCPSFIILDWEKTDNETTEYEVISTTKGPDGEQVSILTTNQTHTAVENLKPESSYEFKVKPKNELGEGPSSEPVSFSTESADPRVSENVSGKDAIWTQFPFKTDAYSECNGKQYVKRTWYRKFVGVQLCNSLRYKIYLSDSLNGKFHNVGDQTGFGEDHCQFVDSFLDGRTGTQIPADQLPSRPGFYRAVRQEPVHFGQIGGNSHVNYVAWYECGTPIPGKW; encoded by the exons ATGGCAGGCAGTACTGTCCTTCACTTGGGCTTCCTTCTGACGCTCGCAGGAATTCTCCTCTTCGCATGCAGTTCTGCACAAAGAGTTAGAG TAAGAAGACAGAATATGAAGGTTCGGATCAATGCCACCGGAGATACGATTGTTTTGAAGTTTGTTCGACCCAACCCTGATGTCAAACTTGAGGGCTACATCTTAGGCTATGGCTCCAGCATGTTCTCCAAACAGTTCATCCAGCTCCCAGAAAACGGAGAACCCTATGAGACCGAGATTG ATGCCGAACCCAAGTACCTTGTGGCTGTTCAGCCAATGCCAACCAATGATGTGAAGAAGCACTGCACAG GTAAGGTGAACCTGGAGAAACCTCTCCACCTGGTGATTGATTCTGTCACACCGACATCTGTGCTTCTATCCTGGGGAACCTACTTAAAGACACCCTACGAGGGAAACATCATGAACGACTGCTTGGAGGAAGG GCACTACACCATCCGCTACAGAGAAAGAAACAGGAAGTGGATCTACCAGACCTGCTCCACCTCTGATACTGTGATTGACAACCTCAAGCCTAACACACCCTATGAATTTGGTGTCCGACCCAACAAAGATGACCGAAGTGGAATGTGGAGCAAGCCAGTGATCCACAACACCAACATGGGAG ataaaATCATGCAAATAAACTACAAGCACAACAGACCAATTGCAAAACCTTTG GGCGGACCTCACAGCCCGTTCCCACTTCGACCTG CAAACGGTGAGCACCATAAAGGACTTTCTTTCCCCAAACCAGTCATCTGGTCCAGAGCAAGAATGG GTTCTTCATCAGGACGCCCGAATAATGCACTTAAAAATCCTAATGTTGTGGGCATGCATGAAAGAACAG TAAAAGATATGAAACCAGACGTGAACCAGGACAAAGCTTCTATATTGATGCCGAAGTTGCCACCTGTTACAGCAAAGCCATCCAAACCAAAGACAACATCTGCTCCAGCAGTGACAG CACCCAAGTATGAGACCTGGGAGAACTCTTCAAGTTTCAGCCCCGTCCCTGCTTCTAAAATTGATGCCATGGGCAAAGAGCGCTACATTG CTCCACATGTGGTCTACAAGACGGATAAAAAGCCAGATGAACCTTGCTCCATCACCACCTCTCTAACTTACTTCCCCGAAGAGGAGGGTGGGGAACAAAATGTCACCAATCCTCCAAAAACAGCCCCATCCAACCTCACCGTTGTAACAGTGGAAGGATGTCCGTCCTTCATTATTCTCGACTGGGAGAAAACAGATAATGAGACAACAG AGTATGAGGTTATCTCAACTACCAAAGGTCCTGATGGTGAACAGGTTTCCATTCTGACAACCAACCAGACTCATACCGCTGTGGAAAACCTCAAACCAGAGAGCAG TTATGAATTCAAAGTGAAGCCCAAGAATGAGCTTGGTGAAGGGCCGTCCAGTGAACCTGTATCCTTCAGCACAGAGTCTG CGGATCCTCGAGTGAGCGAAAACGTTTCAG GTAAAGATGCCATTTGGACACAGTTCCCCTTCAAAACCGACGCCTATTCTGAGTGCAACGGGAAACAGTATGTGAAAAGGACATGGTACCGCAAATTTGTTGGTGTCCAACTCTGCAACTCTCTGCGGTACAAGATCTACCTGAGCGACTCCCTCAATG GTAAATTCCACAATGTTGGAGACCAGACCGGTTTTGGTGAAGACCACTGCCAGTTTGTGGATTCATTCTTAGATGGCAGAACGGGAACTCAGATTCCCGCAGACCAGCTACCATCCAGACCAG GCTTCTACAGGGCCGTCAGACAAGAGCCAGTTCACTTCGGCCAGATAGGTGGAAACTCCCATGTCAACTATGTCGCATGGTACGAGTGTGGTACACCAATCCCAGGGAAATGGTAG
- the abi3bpb gene encoding ABI family, member 3 (NESH) binding protein b isoform X14, with product MAGSTVLHLGFLLTLAGILLFACSSAQRVRVRRQNMKVRINATGDTIVLKFVRPNPDVKLEGYILGYGSSMFSKQFIQLPENGEPYETEIDAEPKYLVAVQPMPTNDVKKHCTGKVNLEKPLHLVIDSVTPTSVLLSWGTYLKTPYEGNIMNDCLEEGHYTIRYRERNRKWIYQTCSTSDTVIDNLKPNTPYEFGVRPNKDDRSGMWSKPVIHNTNMGDKIMQINYKHNRPIAKPLGGPHSPFPLRPGSSSGRPNNALKNPNVVGMHERTVKDMKPDVNQDKASILMPKLPPVTAKPSKPKTTSAPAVTAPKYETWENSSSFSPVPASKIDAMGKERYIAPHVVYKTDKKPDEPCSITTSLTYFPEEEGGEQNVTNPPKTAPSNLTVVTVEGCPSFIILDWEKTDNETTEYEVISTTKGPDGEQVSILTTNQTHTAVENLKPESSYEFKVKPKNELGEGPSSEPVSFSTESADPRVSENVSGKDAIWTQFPFKTDAYSECNGKQYVKRTWYRKFVGVQLCNSLRYKIYLSDSLNGKFHNVGDQTGFGEDHCQFVDSFLDGRTGTQIPADQLPSRPGFYRAVRQEPVHFGQIGGNSHVNYVAWYECGTPIPGKW from the exons ATGGCAGGCAGTACTGTCCTTCACTTGGGCTTCCTTCTGACGCTCGCAGGAATTCTCCTCTTCGCATGCAGTTCTGCACAAAGAGTTAGAG TAAGAAGACAGAATATGAAGGTTCGGATCAATGCCACCGGAGATACGATTGTTTTGAAGTTTGTTCGACCCAACCCTGATGTCAAACTTGAGGGCTACATCTTAGGCTATGGCTCCAGCATGTTCTCCAAACAGTTCATCCAGCTCCCAGAAAACGGAGAACCCTATGAGACCGAGATTG ATGCCGAACCCAAGTACCTTGTGGCTGTTCAGCCAATGCCAACCAATGATGTGAAGAAGCACTGCACAG GTAAGGTGAACCTGGAGAAACCTCTCCACCTGGTGATTGATTCTGTCACACCGACATCTGTGCTTCTATCCTGGGGAACCTACTTAAAGACACCCTACGAGGGAAACATCATGAACGACTGCTTGGAGGAAGG GCACTACACCATCCGCTACAGAGAAAGAAACAGGAAGTGGATCTACCAGACCTGCTCCACCTCTGATACTGTGATTGACAACCTCAAGCCTAACACACCCTATGAATTTGGTGTCCGACCCAACAAAGATGACCGAAGTGGAATGTGGAGCAAGCCAGTGATCCACAACACCAACATGGGAG ataaaATCATGCAAATAAACTACAAGCACAACAGACCAATTGCAAAACCTTTG GGCGGACCTCACAGCCCGTTCCCACTTCGACCTG GTTCTTCATCAGGACGCCCGAATAATGCACTTAAAAATCCTAATGTTGTGGGCATGCATGAAAGAACAG TAAAAGATATGAAACCAGACGTGAACCAGGACAAAGCTTCTATATTGATGCCGAAGTTGCCACCTGTTACAGCAAAGCCATCCAAACCAAAGACAACATCTGCTCCAGCAGTGACAG CACCCAAGTATGAGACCTGGGAGAACTCTTCAAGTTTCAGCCCCGTCCCTGCTTCTAAAATTGATGCCATGGGCAAAGAGCGCTACATTG CTCCACATGTGGTCTACAAGACGGATAAAAAGCCAGATGAACCTTGCTCCATCACCACCTCTCTAACTTACTTCCCCGAAGAGGAGGGTGGGGAACAAAATGTCACCAATCCTCCAAAAACAGCCCCATCCAACCTCACCGTTGTAACAGTGGAAGGATGTCCGTCCTTCATTATTCTCGACTGGGAGAAAACAGATAATGAGACAACAG AGTATGAGGTTATCTCAACTACCAAAGGTCCTGATGGTGAACAGGTTTCCATTCTGACAACCAACCAGACTCATACCGCTGTGGAAAACCTCAAACCAGAGAGCAG TTATGAATTCAAAGTGAAGCCCAAGAATGAGCTTGGTGAAGGGCCGTCCAGTGAACCTGTATCCTTCAGCACAGAGTCTG CGGATCCTCGAGTGAGCGAAAACGTTTCAG GTAAAGATGCCATTTGGACACAGTTCCCCTTCAAAACCGACGCCTATTCTGAGTGCAACGGGAAACAGTATGTGAAAAGGACATGGTACCGCAAATTTGTTGGTGTCCAACTCTGCAACTCTCTGCGGTACAAGATCTACCTGAGCGACTCCCTCAATG GTAAATTCCACAATGTTGGAGACCAGACCGGTTTTGGTGAAGACCACTGCCAGTTTGTGGATTCATTCTTAGATGGCAGAACGGGAACTCAGATTCCCGCAGACCAGCTACCATCCAGACCAG GCTTCTACAGGGCCGTCAGACAAGAGCCAGTTCACTTCGGCCAGATAGGTGGAAACTCCCATGTCAACTATGTCGCATGGTACGAGTGTGGTACACCAATCCCAGGGAAATGGTAG
- the abi3bpb gene encoding ABI family, member 3 (NESH) binding protein b isoform X10, translating to MAGSTVLHLGFLLTLAGILLFACSSAQRVRVRRQNMKVRINATGDTIVLKFVRPNPDVKLEGYILGYGSSMFSKQFIQLPENGEPYETEIDAEPKYLVAVQPMPTNDVKKHCTGKVNLEKPLHLVIDSVTPTSVLLSWGTYLKTPYEGNIMNDCLEEGHYTIRYRERNRKWIYQTCSTSDTVIDNLKPNTPYEFGVRPNKDDRSGMWSKPVIHNTNMGDKIMQINYKHNRPIAKPLGGPHSPFPLRPVPNNISHPVPSKNTGIFGGPKTSFAPPMGQQGTVAAPRANEPKWPQLPLGSSSGRPNNALKNPNVVGMHERTVKDMKPDVNQDKASILMPKLPPVTAKPSKPKTTSAPAVTAPKYETWENSSSFSPVPASKIDAMGKERYIAPHVVYKTDKKPDEPCSITTSLTYFPEEEGGEQNVTNPPKTAPSNLTVVTVEGCPSFIILDWEKTDNETTEYEVISTTKGPDGEQVSILTTNQTHTAVENLKPESSYEFKVKPKNELGEGPSSEPVSFSTESADPRVSENVSGKDAIWTQFPFKTDAYSECNGKQYVKRTWYRKFVGVQLCNSLRYKIYLSDSLNGKFHNVGDQTGFGEDHCQFVDSFLDGRTGTQIPADQLPSRPGFYRAVRQEPVHFGQIGGNSHVNYVAWYECGTPIPGKW from the exons ATGGCAGGCAGTACTGTCCTTCACTTGGGCTTCCTTCTGACGCTCGCAGGAATTCTCCTCTTCGCATGCAGTTCTGCACAAAGAGTTAGAG TAAGAAGACAGAATATGAAGGTTCGGATCAATGCCACCGGAGATACGATTGTTTTGAAGTTTGTTCGACCCAACCCTGATGTCAAACTTGAGGGCTACATCTTAGGCTATGGCTCCAGCATGTTCTCCAAACAGTTCATCCAGCTCCCAGAAAACGGAGAACCCTATGAGACCGAGATTG ATGCCGAACCCAAGTACCTTGTGGCTGTTCAGCCAATGCCAACCAATGATGTGAAGAAGCACTGCACAG GTAAGGTGAACCTGGAGAAACCTCTCCACCTGGTGATTGATTCTGTCACACCGACATCTGTGCTTCTATCCTGGGGAACCTACTTAAAGACACCCTACGAGGGAAACATCATGAACGACTGCTTGGAGGAAGG GCACTACACCATCCGCTACAGAGAAAGAAACAGGAAGTGGATCTACCAGACCTGCTCCACCTCTGATACTGTGATTGACAACCTCAAGCCTAACACACCCTATGAATTTGGTGTCCGACCCAACAAAGATGACCGAAGTGGAATGTGGAGCAAGCCAGTGATCCACAACACCAACATGGGAG ataaaATCATGCAAATAAACTACAAGCACAACAGACCAATTGCAAAACCTTTG GGCGGACCTCACAGCCCGTTCCCACTTCGACCTG TTCCCAACAACATAAGCCACCCAGTGCCATCCAAAAACACAGGCATTTTTGGAGGTCCCAAGACATCTTTTG CGCCTCCAATGGGCCAGCAAGGAACTGTGGCTGCTCCAAGAGCCAATGAGCCAAAATGGCCTCAGCTCCCATTGG GTTCTTCATCAGGACGCCCGAATAATGCACTTAAAAATCCTAATGTTGTGGGCATGCATGAAAGAACAG TAAAAGATATGAAACCAGACGTGAACCAGGACAAAGCTTCTATATTGATGCCGAAGTTGCCACCTGTTACAGCAAAGCCATCCAAACCAAAGACAACATCTGCTCCAGCAGTGACAG CACCCAAGTATGAGACCTGGGAGAACTCTTCAAGTTTCAGCCCCGTCCCTGCTTCTAAAATTGATGCCATGGGCAAAGAGCGCTACATTG CTCCACATGTGGTCTACAAGACGGATAAAAAGCCAGATGAACCTTGCTCCATCACCACCTCTCTAACTTACTTCCCCGAAGAGGAGGGTGGGGAACAAAATGTCACCAATCCTCCAAAAACAGCCCCATCCAACCTCACCGTTGTAACAGTGGAAGGATGTCCGTCCTTCATTATTCTCGACTGGGAGAAAACAGATAATGAGACAACAG AGTATGAGGTTATCTCAACTACCAAAGGTCCTGATGGTGAACAGGTTTCCATTCTGACAACCAACCAGACTCATACCGCTGTGGAAAACCTCAAACCAGAGAGCAG TTATGAATTCAAAGTGAAGCCCAAGAATGAGCTTGGTGAAGGGCCGTCCAGTGAACCTGTATCCTTCAGCACAGAGTCTG CGGATCCTCGAGTGAGCGAAAACGTTTCAG GTAAAGATGCCATTTGGACACAGTTCCCCTTCAAAACCGACGCCTATTCTGAGTGCAACGGGAAACAGTATGTGAAAAGGACATGGTACCGCAAATTTGTTGGTGTCCAACTCTGCAACTCTCTGCGGTACAAGATCTACCTGAGCGACTCCCTCAATG GTAAATTCCACAATGTTGGAGACCAGACCGGTTTTGGTGAAGACCACTGCCAGTTTGTGGATTCATTCTTAGATGGCAGAACGGGAACTCAGATTCCCGCAGACCAGCTACCATCCAGACCAG GCTTCTACAGGGCCGTCAGACAAGAGCCAGTTCACTTCGGCCAGATAGGTGGAAACTCCCATGTCAACTATGTCGCATGGTACGAGTGTGGTACACCAATCCCAGGGAAATGGTAG
- the abi3bpb gene encoding ABI family, member 3 (NESH) binding protein b isoform X8, which translates to MAGSTVLHLGFLLTLAGILLFACSSAQRVRVRRQNMKVRINATGDTIVLKFVRPNPDVKLEGYILGYGSSMFSKQFIQLPENGEPYETEIDAEPKYLVAVQPMPTNDVKKHCTGKVNLEKPLHLVIDSVTPTSVLLSWGTYLKTPYEGNIMNDCLEEGHYTIRYRERNRKWIYQTCSTSDTVIDNLKPNTPYEFGVRPNKDDRSGMWSKPVIHNTNMGDKIMQINYKHNRPIAKPLGGPHSPFPLRPVPNNISHPVPSKNTGIFGGPKTSFGKNIRGDISSLPSKPANSVLTVTTRNQTSLGRNPFSFSNGMRHSPPRLGDPSRRHGANGEHHKGLSFPKPVIWSRARMGSSSGRPNNALKNPNVVGMHERTVKDMKPDVNQDKASILMPKLPPVTAKPSKPKTTSAPAVTAPKYETWENSSSFSPVPASKIDAMGKERYIAPHVVYKTDKKPDEPCSITTSLTYFPEEEGGEQNVTNPPKTAPSNLTVVTVEGCPSFIILDWEKTDNETTEYEVISTTKGPDGEQVSILTTNQTHTAVENLKPESSYEFKVKPKNELGEGPSSEPVSFSTESADPRVSENVSGKDAIWTQFPFKTDAYSECNGKQYVKRTWYRKFVGVQLCNSLRYKIYLSDSLNGKFHNVGDQTGFGEDHCQFVDSFLDGRTGTQIPADQLPSRPGFYRAVRQEPVHFGQIGGNSHVNYVAWYECGTPIPGKW; encoded by the exons ATGGCAGGCAGTACTGTCCTTCACTTGGGCTTCCTTCTGACGCTCGCAGGAATTCTCCTCTTCGCATGCAGTTCTGCACAAAGAGTTAGAG TAAGAAGACAGAATATGAAGGTTCGGATCAATGCCACCGGAGATACGATTGTTTTGAAGTTTGTTCGACCCAACCCTGATGTCAAACTTGAGGGCTACATCTTAGGCTATGGCTCCAGCATGTTCTCCAAACAGTTCATCCAGCTCCCAGAAAACGGAGAACCCTATGAGACCGAGATTG ATGCCGAACCCAAGTACCTTGTGGCTGTTCAGCCAATGCCAACCAATGATGTGAAGAAGCACTGCACAG GTAAGGTGAACCTGGAGAAACCTCTCCACCTGGTGATTGATTCTGTCACACCGACATCTGTGCTTCTATCCTGGGGAACCTACTTAAAGACACCCTACGAGGGAAACATCATGAACGACTGCTTGGAGGAAGG GCACTACACCATCCGCTACAGAGAAAGAAACAGGAAGTGGATCTACCAGACCTGCTCCACCTCTGATACTGTGATTGACAACCTCAAGCCTAACACACCCTATGAATTTGGTGTCCGACCCAACAAAGATGACCGAAGTGGAATGTGGAGCAAGCCAGTGATCCACAACACCAACATGGGAG ataaaATCATGCAAATAAACTACAAGCACAACAGACCAATTGCAAAACCTTTG GGCGGACCTCACAGCCCGTTCCCACTTCGACCTG TTCCCAACAACATAAGCCACCCAGTGCCATCCAAAAACACAGGCATTTTTGGAGGTCCCAAGACATCTTTTG GTAAGAACATCCGGGGAGACATTTCTTCTCTTCCATCCAAACCTGCTAATTCAGTCCTAACAGTGACCACCAGGAACCAGACATCACTGGGCAGAAACCCTTTCTCTTTCTCTAATGGCATGAGACATTCTCCCCCCAGGCTCGGAGACCCCTCAAGAAGACATGGGG CAAACGGTGAGCACCATAAAGGACTTTCTTTCCCCAAACCAGTCATCTGGTCCAGAGCAAGAATGG GTTCTTCATCAGGACGCCCGAATAATGCACTTAAAAATCCTAATGTTGTGGGCATGCATGAAAGAACAG TAAAAGATATGAAACCAGACGTGAACCAGGACAAAGCTTCTATATTGATGCCGAAGTTGCCACCTGTTACAGCAAAGCCATCCAAACCAAAGACAACATCTGCTCCAGCAGTGACAG CACCCAAGTATGAGACCTGGGAGAACTCTTCAAGTTTCAGCCCCGTCCCTGCTTCTAAAATTGATGCCATGGGCAAAGAGCGCTACATTG CTCCACATGTGGTCTACAAGACGGATAAAAAGCCAGATGAACCTTGCTCCATCACCACCTCTCTAACTTACTTCCCCGAAGAGGAGGGTGGGGAACAAAATGTCACCAATCCTCCAAAAACAGCCCCATCCAACCTCACCGTTGTAACAGTGGAAGGATGTCCGTCCTTCATTATTCTCGACTGGGAGAAAACAGATAATGAGACAACAG AGTATGAGGTTATCTCAACTACCAAAGGTCCTGATGGTGAACAGGTTTCCATTCTGACAACCAACCAGACTCATACCGCTGTGGAAAACCTCAAACCAGAGAGCAG TTATGAATTCAAAGTGAAGCCCAAGAATGAGCTTGGTGAAGGGCCGTCCAGTGAACCTGTATCCTTCAGCACAGAGTCTG CGGATCCTCGAGTGAGCGAAAACGTTTCAG GTAAAGATGCCATTTGGACACAGTTCCCCTTCAAAACCGACGCCTATTCTGAGTGCAACGGGAAACAGTATGTGAAAAGGACATGGTACCGCAAATTTGTTGGTGTCCAACTCTGCAACTCTCTGCGGTACAAGATCTACCTGAGCGACTCCCTCAATG GTAAATTCCACAATGTTGGAGACCAGACCGGTTTTGGTGAAGACCACTGCCAGTTTGTGGATTCATTCTTAGATGGCAGAACGGGAACTCAGATTCCCGCAGACCAGCTACCATCCAGACCAG GCTTCTACAGGGCCGTCAGACAAGAGCCAGTTCACTTCGGCCAGATAGGTGGAAACTCCCATGTCAACTATGTCGCATGGTACGAGTGTGGTACACCAATCCCAGGGAAATGGTAG